Below is a window of Streptomyces sp. ITFR-16 DNA.
GTGCCGCCGTAGAGCGCGATGCCGTTGGCCAGAACCGGTGTCTGGACGGTGTTGTGGTCGATGGTGTTGCGGGCGTCCGCGGTCTTCTCGGACCACAGGGCGAGGCCGTCGTCGCCGGAGTTGCGCACGAAGGTGTGCGAGATCCGGGAATCGGTCACGCCGGTGTGGAAGTTGACGGCGTCGGCGATCTGGTCGACGATCGTGTTCCCGGTGATCCGCAGGTTCTTCATCGGGCCGTCGAACCACATGCCGACCTTGGTGTGGCTGATGTGCAGCCCCTCGACGGTCGAGTCGCTCAGCGCGCCGCCGATGGCGTTGACCTGGTCGGTGTCGACGCGCTCCCGTACGTCGCCCTCGATGGCGAAGCCGGAGAGATGGACGTTGCGGCTGCCGCCGCGGGCGGCGTCCTTGCCGTAGAAGCCCACGCCGGTGTGGACCGAGCCGTCGGCGGCGGGCTTGTCGAGCGCCACCTCACGGCCCTTGATCTTCGTGTACCAGTTGCCGGCACCGGTGATCGTGACGTCGTCGACGACGATGTGCCGGTCGACCCGGTACGTGCCCGGCGGGATGTACACCTTGAGGCGGGTGAGCCGGGCGAAGGCGACGGCCTTGTCGATCGCGCCCGCCGAGTCCCGCCGGCCGGTCGGGTCGGCGCCGAACGCGAGGACGTTGGCGGCGAGCAGTTCGACGTGCGGCAGGCCGACCAGCTCCGAGTCCAGCAGGTCGACGACCGTCCACGCCGCCTTGCTGCCGGCCGGCACGGTCAGCCGTACGGTGTCGCCCGCGCGGTACGTCCGGCCGAGCAGGAGCCGCTGCTCGTCGTAGAAGTGGCTGGGCCGGAACGGCTTGGCGATCTCCGGGGCGGGCGTCGTCGCGTCGGGCACGCAGGAGCACTCCGTGATCCACCAGTCCGGGTGGAGCAGCCCGGCGCCGGGGTCGTTGGAGAACGGGTACTGGTTGTAGAGCCAGGAGTACTGCGAGGTCAGCGTCATGGTGGAGCGCTTGGCGCCGTTCACCGCGACATCGAGCGGTGCGGTGATCCCGCCGCCGTCCGGGGCGTCCGGAATGCTGTAGCGCACGGTGATCGCGTTGGCGGCGGCAGGCAGCGTGAACTCGACGTACCGGCCCGGGGTCAGCCTGACCGCCCTGCGGCCCGACGCCTCGGAGGGCAGCGTGTAGGCGTCGCGGTCGGGGCCGATGACCGTGCCGTCGGTGACCGCGTTCTCCGCCTCCTGCTCGGCGAACGCCACCTTCGCGCCCCGGCCGGCGACCAGGGCCGGATCGAGGGCGGCCCGGGTGACGACGGGGGCCGGGGCGGCGGCGCGTGGCTGCGCCAGCGCGGGCGCGCCGCCCAGCAGGCCGAGGCCGAGGGCGGCCGCGGTCGCCGAGGCGACGGCCGCCGCGAACCGGACCGTCCGCCGCGGTCTTCGCGGCCCCGCTTCCGCGCCGGTGAACTTCCGTGACATCGCATGCCCGTTTCTCTGAAGGGGTGAACGGCCGGGCGCGCGTGGGGAGTCGCCGCCGCCATGAGGTGAGGCGACAGTAGGACCCGTACATCCCGGCCCACAAGACTCCTGCGAGCAGTTTTCTCCCGACTGACTCCCAACTGCGTTGTCTCGTCATTTTTTTGCGTGACCGAGCGCAAAAGCTGTCCCCCGCACCCAGGACACGA
It encodes the following:
- a CDS encoding glycosyl hydrolase family 28-related protein — its product is MSRKFTGAEAGPRRPRRTVRFAAAVASATAAALGLGLLGGAPALAQPRAAAPAPVVTRAALDPALVAGRGAKVAFAEQEAENAVTDGTVIGPDRDAYTLPSEASGRRAVRLTPGRYVEFTLPAAANAITVRYSIPDAPDGGGITAPLDVAVNGAKRSTMTLTSQYSWLYNQYPFSNDPGAGLLHPDWWITECSCVPDATTPAPEIAKPFRPSHFYDEQRLLLGRTYRAGDTVRLTVPAGSKAAWTVVDLLDSELVGLPHVELLAANVLAFGADPTGRRDSAGAIDKAVAFARLTRLKVYIPPGTYRVDRHIVVDDVTITGAGNWYTKIKGREVALDKPAADGSVHTGVGFYGKDAARGGSRNVHLSGFAIEGDVRERVDTDQVNAIGGALSDSTVEGLHISHTKVGMWFDGPMKNLRITGNTIVDQIADAVNFHTGVTDSRISHTFVRNSGDDGLALWSEKTADARNTIDHNTVQTPVLANGIALYGGTDTTVSDNLVADPVREGSALHIGSRFGAEPFTGKLNLTGNTTVRAGTYELNWNIGLGALWIFALDRSIDTADIRVTGNDFLDSTYNAIMLVSDWGVKDQYVIKNVHFKDIRVDGTGTSVLSARAAGDATFENVDARHVGAVGVNNCGSFNFPATGSEFSLTDLGGNDGGWLAPWLLPNTITCDDRPEVTPPPAPGAW